The Zingiber officinale cultivar Zhangliang chromosome 2A, Zo_v1.1, whole genome shotgun sequence genomic sequence AACTTGTCAGTATCCTACACTATATACTTGACAAACTTCATTAGCAGATGCAacattagcctaacttaaatcctttactAAACATATCAAAACCACTTGATCAACCTCAATCACTTGAAGATAATTGTGCCAACATGTAGAGCATCGTCTACTCAAAGCTCGATATGCCCTCACGAGGAAAACAAAATTTAGCAACACAGAATCATCCTTGATGGCATGTAAGGATTGTTGCTAAACCAGTATAAACAGCTCCTTCCTACTCTTTACAACTGGATCACCACCAAACAGAAACTAGAATCAGAATTTATTATAATTCCATTACCATGACTCAAACTGAAAATAAAACAGCTAACAACTTATAAAGCTTGAACTACTACTTGAAACTTTTAACCCCAGCTAATGATGGTACACGTAATCTTAGATTTTATAAATCCCCTTCAGTAACACTTGCTTTAATGCATGCTCATACATGGGCATCAAATATTGAAGGAAGATTGGTATACAACACTGAATTACTTAACTAAATTCTCAGTGAATTTTCCTAGATTATCAAAGCAAAATAGACATGCTCTGCAAATACAAACTAAAACCTGATATAGGCTGGTTTATCAACTAATAACTTGCAATGAACAAGTTGCACCAGTAGGTTAAAAGTCAATATGATACACAGGGTGAATCAAGCTATAATATTCACTACGAATAAgcaaattcaagaacatcaacACAAGACTGAATATAAGAGATTAGACGAGCATGCTGTCACAAGCTCCATTCAGCATGAAAAGGTTAAGTTTCATAATAACACAATTTCAGCTATTATCCATAGAAATTGATCTCAGAGACAACATATGCATATTGGAAAGAGAAATCAAACCAGGCATAATTTATTCATCTTGGCCTCTTGCAGCAGTATGCTTTGTGATATAAACAGAAGATGTAAATTGAAGTGAGAAGTGATTAGTAGTCAGCACGATAGTCACTGTAATCATCCCTGGCCGAGAAGTCATTCTCTACTCTCTCggcgatcttttcttcctcatgtTTAAGCCCTTCCTCCAGCGCCAACCCGCCTAATGCTCCAGCCACCGCCCCAACTGCTATTCCTGTCGCCAGTCCTGCTCTGCCTCCTTTTGGTTTATTGTCATAAGAAGAATACCCGGTCGAGTAGCCCGCAGGTGCTGATGGGTCACCATAACCAGATGCCCGGTCATAATACTGATGGGCTGGGGATGAGGCAGGGGCAGGGACAGGAGCTGGGGCGGGAGCTGGTGGCGCAGAATAGTAGGCGGAGGCAGCAGGGGAATAGTATCCAGAGGAGTAGGAATCGGAGTAGCTCCCGTAGGGATATTGCGAAGGGTAAGAGTGGGACTGGGGCGGAGGCGGAGGGTGGCCGTAAGGAGGGAGAGAAGAAGGCGGGGCCGAGAAGGTTCGATAATCTCTAGCCGAGTGAGGCTGAGTATGAGGCAGCGGAGGAGAAGGCAAGGGAGGAGCGTTGGAGGAGTAAAAATAGCTGGAAGGAGGTGGCTGAGGAAAGTGGTGAGTGGGATCGGTTGGTTCAGGTGGGGGACTGGGGCGCTCTCGCAAGGCCACCCTGATCCGGATCTTGCCCTGGGGGCGGCCAGAGGGGCGACGGAGTTCGAGGGTTCGGATCAGGGAGGCCCCGCTGCTGCTGCCGCCGCCTCCAGAAGCGTAGGCGGCGAAGGCCTCAGCGTCGAGAAGCCCCGTGAGAGGAGATCTGGTGGTGCCCACGAGGGGTTTGGGGGTCTCCGAGGGCTTGGAGTGGAAGACGTCGAGGTTGAGGAACAGGAGGGTTTCTGAAGAAGGAAGAGGGAGGGGGAGGGCAAGGCGCTCGTTCCAGACGGGGCGGGTGGATCCGGCGTCGTCGGGCTTGGTGGCGGCACGGCGATCGGAATCAAGGTAGGCGACGACGTAGGGTTTCAGATCGCCGTTACGCCAGTTGACGTTCTTGAGGTGCTTGGCTGAGACGACGGTGACCTCAAGGTCGAGCGGCCTCGCCGCTGCCGACGGAGGCCGAGGGTGGCGCCGTGGAGACTCCATTGATTCGCGGGGGAGACTGAACGAAAAAGGTACGAGAAGCGATGGAATCGGGAGCGATTCGGTGGGCGAATAAACAGACGGCGAGGTTGCTCCACGACGTTTACGgatgtttttaattttattttataataattattaaaatttatattctaatcttttctagaattttcatAATTATCGTTAACTTTCTAAACATTTttataattatctaaatttattgtgatcttctagaatttacaaatATTTTCCTATAATGTTCACACTTTAAAATCATCGatgatattttaaaaatctagaaaaaaatagaaagagtAAGAGAcctcataaataaattttttaaacatttgaAAAACCCAAAGTACATTTTTCAAATCACAAgtcgattttttttaaaaaaattgttattCTAAAACATTAAAATCACAAACAATTATTAAAAATGAAActaaaaatctttatttttttaaaaaaaacttaaagtcaGAAGAATTcccaaataatttttcaagtattcaaaaataacttttctaaattttcaaacattTATTAAACATTATCTCACTGTTTTGAATTCTTGAAACTACAAAATTCTCCAAATAAAATagcaaatttttaagaaaataaatcaaACTCTCGAACACCTACGCATGCAAACGACGAACCAACATTTCTTACTTGGTCaacgaatttaattttattaaaaggtATTTAAAtcgttaatttttataattagttggagatttaaaaaaaaaatatttagtttttctataaaagattattatattttattagaaaaattaagattttattaaaaaaagtGTATTGTTCTTTAAAGAATAGATCTTGACTTCGAACTATAAAAAGGGTTATGAAATTGATTACGAGAAAATATTCATATCtcttatttaaataattatatatatatatatatatatatatatatatatatatatatatatatatatatatagtaaaagaaaaaaaagggaaatgaTTAGATACCCCGGCCATAATATTGAGCTACCAAAAAAAGATAAAGAATAAaagacaaaattaattaaaaaaagaatcaaaaaagaaaaaggaaataagtCCATCTTCTAAAATAGAGTGATCTACCTAGTATTCCAATCAATATTTTGCTAAATATTTCAATAGTCCCCCCTCAACTTGAAATGTAAATATTTATCATTTCTTCTTACTTGTTTACTATATTTTCAAACATTAACTTTTGAACACTTTTTTTTAAAGATGTTTGTAATATTatgacaaaaggtgaatacgttcgctcTCAGCGTCTCCGCCAACGCGTCCCaagatcaacacggaggaggtaaatcacggacggaaGATATTTGTAATATGCTCTTTAGTTGGAATGTATATCATGCCATGATGTGAATAATTCTTTTATCATTTTTTCCTTGATAAAATGATGACCGATTTCTACCTGTCTTGTTCAATCTTGAATTAGATTATGAGCAATGCTAATAATTGCTTGATTATCATAGTAGAACATCATAGTAGAGTCATTAGAAAACTTCAATTCTTCCAATAATCTTCGAAGCCATATCCCTTCACATATCCCATGTGCAAGTGCTCAAAATTCTACTTCTGCACTGCTTTAATGTGATCCactatttgttatttttttacttCTCTATGTCACTAAGTTGCCCCAAACATATGTATAATATTCGGAAGTTGATCTCCTATTAATAGAGGAACCTACAACAATCAACATCAGTATAAATTTCTACCattctattatctttttttttttgaaaaataaacccTTGTCAAGGGTGCCTTTtaatagatattttaaaattctatagaCTGTCTCCAGGTATCTTTTTTAGAGACATGCATAAACTGACTAACAATACTTACTACACATACTATATCAAAATGAGTATGTGATAGATAAATAAGCTTACCAATAACTCTTTGATATTGCTCTAAATTAACCTCCTTTCCACCTTCAACCCCCTAATTTAATATTAAGCTCCATAGGTGTCTCAGCTAGCTTGCACTCTAACATACACGCCCCTCTTAAAAGAtcaagtatatatttttttcgaGAAACAATAATTCATGCAATTCCTACGAGCAACTTCCATACCTAAGAAGTATTTGAGAGCacctaaatattttaatttaaattcacttGTGAAATACCTTTTCAGTGATTCTATCTCGATATGATCATCACCACTAATAATTATATCATCCATGTATACTATAAGAATGATTCTTCTGATAGTTCTCGTAtaaaacctaagccgcatgaattctaaGAACCATATAAGAATTCACATATAGGAAATATAAGAACATATAAGCATGGATCTTCATTTCATTAAttaaacatgacataagaaaataaatacataaacataatagaTAAGGAACCTAATTAAAGAGTCATCTTTGCCTTTAGCATCGTCCAAAAATAATCCTTATCGAAGAAGATGCAGCGAAAATAAAAGGAAGGTCTTCTAAGGGGCTTAAGAAATGACGACGTCGTAAAGCTTCTTGTCAATGGGGAACAAGAAACTATGTCAAGATGATTCCACCCTAAACACTTGGggaccaaccctatatatagtggacatctattatcagtacatagataataatagatgtgagactataagtccatatatatattgaacatctattatcaacatATAGATAATAATAAATGTGGGACTAAAAGTTCTACACATACAAGCTCTACATCCAACAACCGAACCCAATAAGCTTAAGTTAGATTACTTTAAAGGGTTCAGATCGTATTCACATATGTAGCTTACAAATAAGCCCACATAA encodes the following:
- the LOC122041149 gene encoding protein SRC2 homolog: MESPRRHPRPPSAAARPLDLEVTVVSAKHLKNVNWRNGDLKPYVVAYLDSDRRAATKPDDAGSTRPVWNERLALPLPLPSSETLLFLNLDVFHSKPSETPKPLVGTTRSPLTGLLDAEAFAAYASGGGGSSSGASLIRTLELRRPSGRPQGKIRIRVALRERPSPPPEPTDPTHHFPQPPPSSYFYSSNAPPLPSPPLPHTQPHSARDYRTFSAPPSSLPPYGHPPPPPQSHSYPSQYPYGSYSDSYSSGYYSPAASAYYSAPPAPAPAPVPAPASSPAHQYYDRASGYGDPSAPAGYSTGYSSYDNKPKGGRAGLATGIAVGAVAGALGGLALEEGLKHEEEKIAERVENDFSARDDYSDYRADY